One region of Pararhizobium qamdonense genomic DNA includes:
- a CDS encoding methionine ABC transporter ATP-binding protein — translation MITLENIRKDFSGKTGAVTALDGVNLSIAKGEIFGIIGSSGAGKSTLVRLINLLERPTGGEVIVDGRAVTDFKGGDLRDLRRQIGMVFQHFNLLSARTVFGNVAYPLELTGEYGRHEIADKVGTLLARVGLEAHAQKYPRQLSGGQKQRVGIARALACAPKVLLCDEATSALDPQTTGSVLELLQQINRDLGVTIVLITHEMDIVRRTCDRVAVLDHGRVVETGPVTQVFLHPQHEATLKLVREAEPDGGLLSNIAAAGVPGRIVRLTFVNDAARKPLLGKIAREHGADYQILSGRVGNIRDTPYAQFTVSLSGQDVAGAIAGLRAGGVTVEVHGGEVHDADGEKRLSLTPLPSLHRDGGLRHVV, via the coding sequence ATGATCACGCTCGAAAACATCAGGAAGGATTTTTCCGGAAAGACCGGGGCCGTCACCGCGCTCGATGGCGTCAACCTTTCGATCGCCAAGGGAGAAATCTTCGGCATCATCGGCTCCTCCGGCGCTGGAAAATCCACGCTGGTCCGGCTGATCAATCTGCTGGAGCGCCCGACCGGCGGCGAGGTGATCGTCGACGGCCGCGCTGTGACGGATTTCAAGGGCGGGGACCTGCGGGATTTGCGCCGCCAGATCGGCATGGTGTTTCAGCATTTCAATCTGCTTAGCGCCCGCACGGTCTTCGGCAATGTCGCCTATCCGCTGGAACTGACCGGCGAATACGGCCGCCATGAGATTGCCGACAAGGTCGGGACCTTGCTGGCCCGGGTCGGGCTTGAAGCCCATGCGCAAAAATATCCGCGGCAATTGTCGGGCGGCCAGAAGCAGCGGGTGGGGATCGCCCGCGCCCTTGCCTGCGCGCCAAAAGTTCTTCTGTGCGACGAGGCGACCAGCGCGCTCGACCCGCAGACCACGGGCTCGGTGCTTGAGCTTTTGCAGCAGATCAACCGCGACCTCGGCGTGACCATCGTGCTCATTACCCATGAGATGGATATCGTTCGCCGTACCTGCGATCGCGTCGCGGTCCTCGACCACGGGCGGGTTGTCGAGACAGGGCCGGTCACGCAGGTCTTCCTGCATCCGCAACACGAGGCGACGCTGAAACTGGTGCGGGAAGCCGAACCCGATGGCGGACTTTTGAGCAATATCGCAGCCGCCGGCGTGCCGGGGCGGATCGTGCGGCTGACATTCGTCAACGATGCGGCGCGCAAGCCGCTGCTTGGCAAGATTGCCCGCGAACACGGCGCCGATTACCAGATCCTCTCCGGCCGGGTGGGCAATATCCGCGACACCCCCTATGCGCAATTCACCGTGTCGCTCTCCGGGCAGGATGTCGCGGGCGCCATTGCCGGATTGCGCGCCGGCGGCGTCACGGTCGAAGTCCATGGCGGTGAGGTCCATGACGCGGATGGGGAAAAGAGGCTTTCGCTGACGCCCTTGCCCTCTCTGCACAGGGACGGAGGCCTTCGTCATGTCGTTTGA
- a CDS encoding acyl-CoA dehydrogenase family protein yields MSQVDLVWGAGPSPHYETLAAGFRPLFARIAEGAVQRELDRDLPHEQIGWLKQAGFGALRLPVAEGGQGATLPEFFNLLIELSEADSNITQALRGHFGFAEDIVNKASGAWRTRWTERLVRGEIAGNAWTEIGEAKQEGFSTRVSGKDGKLVLNGTKYYTTGSLFADWIDVGASNEDGQGVAVSVRRHADGVVVIDDWDGFGQTLTASGTTTFTNVDISADDVIIDEEKFRYSAAFYQLVHLATLAGIGRALTNDVSRAVAERRRTYTNAAGPRSSQDPQVLQVVGRIRSNAYAASAIVLQAAQSLQRAFDAHFAGDPEAEETANAVAELETAQAQTVVSTLILDAATIVFDALGASATKKPSGLDRHWRNARTLASHNPRIYKDRIIGDFSVNGTLPPYQWRIGLSAV; encoded by the coding sequence GTGAGCCAGGTCGATTTGGTATGGGGCGCCGGGCCAAGCCCGCACTATGAAACACTGGCCGCAGGTTTCCGGCCGCTCTTTGCCCGCATCGCTGAAGGTGCGGTGCAACGCGAACTTGACCGCGACCTGCCGCATGAGCAGATCGGCTGGTTGAAGCAAGCCGGTTTCGGAGCCTTGCGGCTTCCCGTCGCGGAAGGCGGGCAGGGGGCGACGCTGCCGGAATTTTTCAATCTTCTCATTGAGTTGTCGGAGGCGGATTCCAACATCACGCAGGCGCTTCGCGGCCATTTCGGCTTTGCCGAGGATATCGTCAACAAGGCCAGCGGCGCGTGGCGCACCCGTTGGACCGAACGCCTGGTGCGCGGTGAAATCGCCGGGAATGCCTGGACGGAAATCGGCGAGGCAAAGCAGGAAGGCTTTTCGACGCGCGTTTCCGGAAAAGACGGCAAACTGGTTCTGAACGGCACCAAATATTACACGACAGGTTCGCTGTTTGCCGACTGGATCGATGTCGGAGCGAGCAATGAGGACGGGCAGGGCGTTGCCGTCTCCGTCCGCCGCCATGCCGACGGTGTCGTTGTGATCGACGACTGGGACGGTTTCGGCCAGACGCTGACGGCCAGCGGCACGACGACCTTCACCAATGTGGACATCTCAGCCGACGACGTCATCATCGACGAAGAGAAATTCCGGTATTCCGCAGCCTTCTACCAGCTGGTGCATCTGGCAACGCTCGCCGGTATCGGCCGTGCGCTGACCAATGATGTCTCAAGGGCCGTGGCTGAGCGCCGCCGGACCTATACCAATGCGGCCGGCCCCCGTTCGAGCCAGGACCCGCAGGTCCTGCAGGTCGTCGGCCGGATCCGCAGCAACGCCTATGCCGCCAGCGCCATCGTCCTGCAGGCGGCGCAATCGCTGCAGCGGGCCTTCGATGCGCATTTTGCGGGTGATCCCGAAGCGGAAGAGACGGCAAATGCCGTTGCCGAGCTGGAGACCGCCCAGGCCCAGACCGTGGTTTCGACGCTCATTCTTGATGCAGCAACCATCGTCTTCGATGCGCTCGGCGCGTCCGCCACCAAGAAGCCGTCGGGGCTTGACCGTCACTGGCGCAATGCGCGGACGCTCGCATCGCACAATCCGCGCATCTACAAGGACCGCATCATCGGCGATTTCTCCGTCAACGGCACCTTGCCGCCCTATCAGTGGCGCATTGGCCTGAGTGCGGTCTGA
- a CDS encoding LLM class flavin-dependent oxidoreductase produces the protein MARQIRFNAFDMNCVGHQSPGLWSHPRDRSWKYKDLDYWQDLARTLERGVFDGIFIADVIGYYDVYKGTNYHAIHQAAQIPVNDPLQLAAPIALATEHLGIGITASTSFEHPYTFARRLATADHHTKGRVGWNIVTSYLESGAKNIGQGGLRGHDNRYEVATEYVEVLYKLFEGSWEEGAVLRDRENRIFTDPSKVHEIGHKGKYFDVPGYHLSEPSPQRTPVLYQAGASGPGKTFAAGHAECIFVAAPTKSVLKGYVADIRERIAQAGRDPKKVFIYTLITIITDETEEKAQKKFEEYKSYVSYDGSLTFMSGWSGIDFGQYAPTDVVKKIETNAIHSFVEHIAGGDTSWTIDELAQFGGIGGMGPVFVGSPERIADILQEWVEDTGVDGFNIAYAVTPDSFEDVVGHIVPELQKRGAYPTAYKPGTLREKLFGDGPYLPKTHPADGYRDIEAVKARQLQGEPKLKTVGA, from the coding sequence ATGGCCCGTCAAATTCGCTTCAACGCTTTCGACATGAACTGCGTTGGCCATCAGTCGCCGGGATTGTGGTCGCATCCGCGCGACCGGTCATGGAAATACAAGGACCTCGACTACTGGCAGGATCTCGCCCGCACGCTCGAGCGCGGCGTCTTCGATGGCATCTTCATTGCCGATGTCATCGGCTACTACGATGTCTACAAGGGCACCAACTATCACGCGATCCATCAGGCGGCGCAGATCCCGGTCAACGACCCGCTGCAGCTCGCCGCACCGATTGCGCTTGCCACCGAACATCTCGGCATCGGCATCACCGCATCGACCTCGTTCGAGCACCCCTACACTTTCGCCCGCCGGCTGGCGACGGCCGATCATCACACCAAGGGCCGTGTCGGCTGGAACATCGTCACGTCCTATCTGGAAAGCGGCGCCAAGAATATCGGTCAGGGCGGGCTGCGCGGCCATGACAACCGCTACGAGGTCGCCACCGAATATGTCGAGGTGCTCTACAAGCTGTTCGAGGGCAGCTGGGAGGAGGGGGCGGTTTTGCGCGATCGCGAGAACCGCATCTTCACCGACCCCAGCAAGGTCCACGAAATCGGCCACAAGGGCAAATATTTCGATGTGCCCGGCTATCACCTCAGCGAGCCGTCGCCGCAGCGCACCCCGGTTCTCTACCAGGCGGGCGCTTCAGGTCCGGGCAAGACATTCGCCGCCGGTCATGCCGAGTGCATCTTCGTCGCCGCACCGACGAAATCGGTGCTCAAGGGCTATGTCGCTGACATCCGCGAACGCATTGCCCAGGCCGGGCGCGATCCGAAGAAGGTGTTCATCTACACGCTGATCACCATCATCACCGACGAAACCGAAGAGAAAGCGCAAAAGAAGTTCGAGGAATACAAGAGCTACGTCTCCTATGACGGCTCGCTCACCTTCATGTCCGGCTGGAGCGGCATTGATTTCGGCCAGTACGCGCCGACCGACGTGGTCAAGAAGATCGAGACCAACGCCATCCATTCCTTTGTGGAACATATTGCCGGTGGCGATACGTCATGGACGATCGACGAGCTCGCGCAGTTCGGCGGCATCGGCGGCATGGGGCCTGTCTTCGTCGGCTCGCCTGAGCGGATTGCCGATATCCTGCAGGAATGGGTCGAGGATACCGGTGTCGATGGGTTCAACATCGCCTATGCGGTGACACCGGACAGTTTCGAGGATGTCGTCGGCCATATCGTGCCGGAACTGCAAAAGCGCGGCGCCTATCCCACTGCTTACAAGCCGGGCACGCTGAGAGAAAAGCTCTTTGGCGATGGCCCCTATCTGCCCAAAACCCATCCGGCCGACGGCTACCGTGACATCGAAGCGGTCAAGGCGCGCCAGCTGCAAGGCGAGCCCAAGCTGAAGACGGTGGGTGCGTGA